The Haliotis asinina isolate JCU_RB_2024 chromosome 2, JCU_Hal_asi_v2, whole genome shotgun sequence genomic interval gtatgcaTGAAACTTCcgtgccatacaccaatcatctttcaaaagcgactacattccaaatacgTATGGTTGTGAGGAAGTGCAAATGGCGATGccctctcaaaacattcagtaatatcatttcaacattgattgactcagATAGCCTCCCAAATAATTTTAATCGTATTTAAAAAAAGTGacgatcccctacttttttaaagagtatattcaCAACTCCCCGCCATACATCTTGAATACTGGTGAATGAGTAGGTACAAAACAAGCCAACCACCTGTAGAAGGAGACTGGACCTTGATGCTGTACCTGCGATATTAATCTAGTGGAAAAGGCATGGCTGTGACACCGAGTAGATTTACACGATTAAACGAGACTGACGTGTCAGGGTAATGGGTAATAGCAATTTAGGAATATTGTTTCATATCGTTCATGGATGGCAACCCGATCAGTCATCTCACTCGCTGTCTGATTTTAGTGTTTTTCACTCAACTAAGCCGCTTACCCTAATCTCTGGGTCCATTAGCTTTCGACTTGAGTGAGCTCTTCTGCTGTGGGTCACGACTGGACACTGTCTTCTGATCATCAGGCCTTGCTTTCCGACGCCATCTGGGTCTGCGATGATCGGAAACACTTCCGTCGAGATGGATTTCTGCTAAAACAATGGCTATCCCGGCTTCAGGATCTTGAAAAAGATTCGCTAATTTCAACTTGGGATCTTGAAGTACGAATCCTCTTACTCACGCTACCAAACTCTTGAAGAATCCATAGCAAGCAAATCACTATCTCGCAAAGCATGAAAGCCTTCAGGACATAAAAACGAACTCATTCGTATTCGCCTCTCTCTCACGTGACTACTAATGGAAGCTAACGAAATTGAATTTCAGGCAACTCTTCTCATCCGAATGTTCGGAAATATCCTTTGTTGTAGGAAAATCTCAAGCCTTCCCGACCAAATAAATAATGAAGATACAAATGCTTGTGACAATTGTTAATACTGTGAACAAGACAATACGAATGTTGTGAATGACTTATTAGCTGAAGTCACGTGGAAAAATCACAGGCCATCTGACGAGTGTGACtattttttctatttatttgaacagattcaaaatttcaatttcagcGCCTTTTTGTGATACAACAAATAACTTCGATTACCAgttaagaaaaatatttcatttatcacATTAAAGATCAATCAAgatatttgaaacataaattgCTCCGCTTAAGTCACTGGAGATGTCAAAATTGTCATAATGTTAGTTTCAAATTATATTAAGTACTACTTAAAACTGTGCTTAATCAGCTGTGGACAACAGTTTGCTTCAGTGCTGAATAGGTTTGATATGCTTGACTTCTCTGCCATATTTCCATCTCTTGAAGATCGTGAGAATGAGAACGAGGAGGAACTCTCCGAGTTCTGTAAGTGTCAGGATACTGGCTCCCAGACAGATGCCCATCTGACCTCCAAGGTTACCTGGCAACACAATATATGGACCCGTTAGGAGATGTCCATTGCAGTGTGAAAATGAATGCTGAAATGTTAAAACCAATCTAACATTAGATTGAATGTGACGACAGACTTTGCATATTACATCATAAATGATGTTTACACCTGTTCAAGACAGTCGATAACATTGAAGGGATAAATGAAAGCTCTGGAAGTGAATCGGTCACTCACCTATCATGGTCTCAGTTGTATACTGTGGAGTTTGTGATGTCGACTGAACGATCAGGTTGTTATAAAACAACCTTATTTCGAGAAAGTTTTCCCTGAAAATATGTAGTTCGCATTACTACCAGTTATTGTACAAGGACTGGGAAATAAAGTACAGTCACTACATTGCAATTATACTAATGTCAGCTTTTAAGTGAGAACACTTGACAACTAAAGCCATGGGTTCACGTAGGAAATGTTTCATTCAGGATCAAGACATTGTGAACTCATCTGGGAAATGTGATCGGTCCCAGTTACTTGTGGATATTTTGTGCGCCTTAGGCTTTATTATCATATGATTCGCAGAGGTACCTGATAAATGCCTCATCTGGTGCAAACCCAAGTTTCAGAATGAGCGCCATTGACACATTGGATGGGTATCTCGATGTTGATACCTTGACATCGTACGTCTCGAATGAACATGGAACTTGACAACCGCAGGATTTCTGAATCGTCGCATTTTGCATAAATTGTTCTGACAAAAATACGTATATGATTCTCAGGGGAGTAATTATAAACTGAAGTAAACATTATATCATTCACATGGAGGACAGTTGAATACTAAACAGCGTTATTGTTACTGTGgtttatgtacatgtgtgttatAAGACATTTGAGttctgatatgatatgatatatcatGATATGATATGTTCCCTAGCATTCCGACCCCAAACACTTTCGTGTGTAGGATATACCGAGATTACATGTCAGACGACACAATTTCGATATGACTGTAATACTTCCGCTGTGACTATCaacgttaactcactcacagttaGAAACTGGCTCAGGGCTGACAAGATTCAACTATTTTCATAGGCTGCACGGATGAAACAatgtaattgtttttttttcgttCGAAATTTCAAGGCAAGGGTATTTAAATTTGCTGAAAACTGACTGTAGGTGAATGAAAGTAAATTCATATGGGTCAAAATTCAACTGAACAATTGCCCCATGGTCAAGAATATCTACGTTTTCTCAAAGCTCATGCTTAGGTGGTTATACATGGAGTTTTCAAAAACCCAAACACCCACTCATATAATCTCATAGCAGCAGAATGAACTCACGATATGCTGGACCATAGCAGGTTGTGAAGATATAAATGGAACAAATTGGTCCAAACGTTGCTGGAAAAAAAAGCTTGATGGTtagaaaatgtcatgtttttaaacaaaatgcaaaagaaGGCTAGGAACATCTGTGCTTACGagaacatgttcatttcaaaccAATCATTGCAACCTTCAAATGGTTGAGTTGTCGCCTGTTAAGTGTACGTGCAGTGTATATATTGACCACTAACTCATTGCTCGTTTAATATAGGTAAGACAGACGGGGTTCTAGAAAACACAGTTTAAtagtttaccattttgtttcagtgatTGGCAGATGATCTTACATCTTACCGTTATCCGAGATCCTTATGCATCCACACTGGTCGCGTGTTATCCGTGTAATACATTCCTGAAGACAGTTTTCATATGTGTAGGTGTCGAAATATTGCAGCGTGTTGTTAAATGAGGGTGATAAAGTGTCCAAGCATGTCCGGTTCTTGAAGGCCTGATAGGGTGGTGGCAGGTACTCGTACTAGTACAAATAAGTTCATAAATGACATGCATCTTGTTTTGTCTAAACGATAATTGATGTTGATAGTGTTTATGGTTGGCACTTTGTGTATTAAAAGTAGTTACATGCTGGGACCTCTGCTTTCAGTGCTATTGCGTTTTGAATCTTAAAATCAGTACTGATATCAAATGTCAGGACGTAGCTAATATTTAACCTAAAACGTTAGTAGAAAGAGTTGAATTCCTTTTGCAACGAGCATTACTGAGTATTTCTACTTCTTTGATGTTGGACCTTTTTGCGTTGCTATGAGCATCCGTGTGAACAACCGTATTCCGAACGTAACAGAACTGCAAAGCACACATATCGCTTCCCCGTATCAGCTGCTCAATACCGGTATGGAAACTAGAACACTACCTGACACAGGCATTGTAACAAAGGTTATAATCACAGGATGACAGAATGTTTTAGCAAAGGccatgtgagtgtgtatgtcAGTGACTTACCGTTGATCGGAGAACAGAGGCGTATGTGGATGTTCCTGGAGCTGCCAGGAAGGAAGATGTCGCAAGATCTGGGTGTACACGAGGGTCATGTAAGATTACCTGCAGTAAGTGGAAAAGCAATAGTAATTTTAGTCTTTGACATATGTGTATGCCACCATAAAAAATCACAGTTGGAACTACATGGACTGTgttcaaactgaaaatgataCACGGTATCACACAAAAGCCACTATTACTTACCTGAAAATATATGCCTGTCACGTTTGTTCTCGTGGATGCATAAAACATCACCTATACACCatgcatgctacccatcagaaTTTTAAACTCGCTTAAAGCACTCACTGTGTGTCATAGACAGCTGTGTTTAGGTGTAACATTTTGATAAgaattagacccgtgaaggtctcggggtagaataggccttcagcaatccatgcttgccataaaaggtgacaatgcttgtcgtaagaggcgattaacgggatcgggtggtcaggcttgctgacttggttgacacatgtcatcggttcccaatttcgcagatcgatgctcatgttgttgatcactggactgtctggtccagactcgattatttacagactgccgccatagaccaggaatattgctgagtaaaactaaactcacactcaTGATACAAATTCACCAAGTTTCAGCATTTTGAACACATGACCTCTTCAAGGTCACAaatttgttttgcaatgcaACAGTTCACACTACCttcaaacagtatggaatattttgcaaactctagtttagaacagctgACCTAAGTAAGGGACTAGATTTACACTAGTTAATCTAAATATGTGGTAGGTAGTAGCTATGGTTTGCCGTTACTTCGCATGTTGGTACAACTGTCGAATTAATAAACGGACAACGTACACATGTGATTATCTGTTGCACATCGTTTAATTCGTTTTCCGCTTTTATGTACACTACTTTGTTTTGCTCACCTTTATCCCAGCAGCCAGTTGTGACCCATGTACATAGTTGGCCTGATCAGTATCAGCATACATAATGAGATTGTTGTCAGACCCAGTAAGTCGAACTTTAGCAACATCAGAAGCATTCCAGTTAAAGGTGGCACAGCGACCCAGGTTCGTGAAAACAGGTTTCATTGCAGTGGTGCAGGGGTGTTGTTCAACACCATTCATCACACACATATAAAACATTCGGTCTAGTGTCATGGAGATATTTTCCCACCACTCCTGTTTGTGATTCGTCCGAAACGTGGACCCGTAGCCAGGATCGCTCCAATTTAGAGCTCCCGTCAATGGTCCTAACATGCTCATTTTTGTGGAATACTCTTCCAGATAAGGATCCACTGCTTTAATCTTGGTCAGATTAAACGGACTCAGATTGCAGAAGGTGACGGCAGGAAAAGGCAGCTCCTCGACGACTTCTATTTTCGTGTTAGTTATCACTGGGTATCTGTAGTAATTCATCAGCTCCTTTGTTATGTTGTAGGTCATGTATGCTGTCATCGCCAAAACTGCGACCGTCCATGAAAAGCTAACAAAACAATCTCATTAGAATCTAGATGAACACTTGTCCGATGAGAGGTAGGATTCTGTTTCTTCAAGTATGACTAATACGCCGTTGATTGTATAAAACGTGCAAGGTACATGCTATTTCCTTCAGGAGCGCATATGTAAacattattaatattaataattaagCACCACTGGACTCTATTTCTTCTTTTTATCTTTGTGTTATTAAATCTTTATCTAAACAGCCGATTATACACGAGGAGTACTGGAATGCACATATCCGTACGCTTCACATAACACTTCAAAATATATGGTTCGTCTGTTTACGAATTCAGAAGAGACAAACACATTTGGGTTTAAATTTTATAACAAAAATGGAAAACAAATTCTCATAATAAGGCAGAATCATTTACAAAATGCCCAGTGGCTCGCTATGGGGCATTCTTGAGATGTCCTGTCTCAGCATCATTGGCATTTTGAACATTAAATAGATGATAATTAGTTGACGTGTGATGAAGCGCGCGGTCACCAGTAAAGTTAACGATCTTCCAAGGAGTGGAAGACATAGGGGGTGCGTTTGTTTTGCACAAAGTGCTTCACACGAACGATGAGTTTTCTAATCGGACGATTATCGCGTCTCTCGCGTGCATACTCTCAAGTGTTAAGAGGGCCCTCCTGCAAAATTGAGGAGGGAGATCGTGAGAGTGGCGGAAGTAAGTCATTTGACACGGTGTCTACAAATCGTTTTAGAACTGTGTAACAATCGTATTGGTGTCGTGGACACAGTGACTATACTCTCAGTACAACTGACTATGCGGAATTTGGTTCTTAATgcatacacaaacaagtaacgTCTCCCGGTGTATCATTAGAGTTGGGTGGTGCTTGAATAAATCTCACATGCATATAATGTTTACTGAATGAGTTAAATACAGCTTCAGAGTCTGTAACAATGATCGAAACATGCAACAGTAGGTTCACATCGTCATTCATACCACatgtatactgtgtataggtTGTTAATGATCGATGTCATGTAGTTTCGCATATATCTGAATATATGTAGATCAGATGAAGAGAAATGACACCACAACTTGATGCATAGTCTTTCAAGACTCTATTAATATTTTGTGAACATGAAACGTATGTATACTAGGTTTTGGTAGTCTGACCAACATGAATTATAAAATAGAATAAAAAATACATTAACTGTATTGAAAGCATTACGCTCACATCCTAATTAATACTTTAAGACCCTACTGCATTGGTTACACTATCAAATGTTGCTGCGTCTTATTCAACTTACCATCTAATCTTGTAGTGTCGTCCGGGTGTGAGTTTGTTCACTCCGTGGAATCCTGTGTTCTGAGTAAAATCAGTCCACAAACTACCTATTTTCTCCTCAGTACATGAGGGTTTCTCTGTCCATGCGGCTTTCACTTCTGTTTTAGACGCCATTTTATAGAGGCATATCGTGCTGATAATCCCCAACTCACCTTTACTGACTGATGGGTCTCACACACTTAGCTTCAGCAAACAGCACAGGAAATCGACCTTGCTCGGATCAAACAATATCATAATTCACTCTATTTGTATCGATCTAAACGTGTGTAGGTTGATGCTTTAGTTGCAATACTGGCACTGACAAATAGTTGGCTGTTCCCCATTGACATTGGATTTGATATAATCAATAAGTATCCTTCAAAATACTTTGTTACTTAATGACAGTTGGAATGCGCTCTGCATCACGTTTCCCCATTaatgtttcattatttgttaaatatttacaaGGATGTTCAATTATCGTGTATGATTATGGGGACATTTGGTAGGAATTGTTTTCAACTTCTTTTTTTCTTCTGTCATGAACAAAGTCGGGTAATATATATGACCCGCAAACAAACGTTAATGCCCACCTGTCAGAGGcacatattatcatattatcatGTATTATAGAATAATACAATTATAACACTTACACATCCAGAATGTAACAGGTAAACTCAAGTTGGTCTTTCGATATTAAGTGCTATGAAAGAAGCTACCGGTATCACTTATTTCAGCTATCAGTTCATATATGGAATGGTAATACTGAGACGATTCCATTTTGGCCACAGCTGATACATTAATGAAAAGGTTCATATGATGAATTTGTATCCCTCGTGATGAAAAAAGTACAGTCAAGCGTGTACAGATAATACAGAACCTTATTCGTGTTAAATTTTGTGTTTTATAAAAGAAAGTACAAAGTGGTGTATGCTATAAAGTGATAGTGTATGTTTGTTAACTGGGGTTGTTTGTGGCTGTCCATTCGACGGGGTTTGAAATGCGGTAACATTCTCCTCTCCGGAGGGTATTAGGGGAGGTATGTAGGGCCATGCAAGACGAGTTATCTACCATTGTTTGAACAGTagaatttattttgttaaataatCGGCGACGACTCTGGACAACCAGCAACACCTCAGAGGAGCTATATTGATTAAAGATATATACAAGATCTACTTTTCACTCGAGaatatttcaatttcattttcttggaacatatgtcatgtttggacTTACATTTACTGAGCATAAATTTTAGAACTTTTCTGGTTGAGTCCTATTctcagagtcaggtacctaCTCGCCATATCGCCAAGTCAACCGCCTAACACGCTCAGCCACCGGACAgctggacaactggtagtccagCCATTCGtactctgataagtgtaaattgtcACGGGTCCCACGGTCTAGaggtatgattacacaatgctatttagaaagtggtcaaatgtaacatatgccatatttgggattacactttcatatgtcccaaatatgacatatgttacatttgaccactttccaaaCAGAGAAATTAAACTAGGATGTGTTTCTAGGAACAAATTAATAACTACATTTTTTGCTTCTTGACAGTGAAGCACTTTACAGAAGTGACATCTGCCATTTCAGCTACTATAAATCCAATATATGAGACAAAAGCCGGGCTCTACCTGACAATGTTTTGTGCGTTGAGACAGAAAGACTGATATAAGCGAACTGTTTGTTGTTGCACACTCAACAAAGGAGCTGCCCACGCACCACTTGTGTCAGCAAGGACAACCTTTTACTGCAGCGAATATCCATCATGAAAACGCCAAGGATACAAGGCTGATATGCTGCAGTAAatactacatacatagccaTATTTGTCTTCCAAATATAATGTCAGACTGGTTCCGCTCCAACAAAAccttacatacatacagtatTTAGGTGTCGCCAACACCAGGTGGCCCATGAGCCAACGCATTCTGGTGTACAACACCAGGCAAATACGCCATCTCTGGGGTGCTGTGGATTCATTCTACGCCGGGTccgcacgcacaaacacacacacacacacacacacacacacacacacatatatgtatgtatgtatgtatgtatgtatgtatgtatgtatgtatgtatgtatgtatgtatgtatgtatatatatgtgtgtgtgtgtgtgtgtgtgtgtgtgtgtgtgtgtgtatatatatatatatatatatatatagacacacacacacatacataaatgaGGGATATTTGCTATGGTACACGCCTATAAGTTTTAATTCTAGTTTTGTAATCAGAATATGGGATAttaagtggtgtcacagatttgcgtCTCCCTAGCAGCTCAAATCGGCCGTCTAGGTCTCAGAAATACCAACATGGCTGGATAACCACCAAAAGGCGATGCCGCAATGGCCAGTAGcgagatcattatacaattcaattactTCTGTCAACAGTGGacgtttacaagaaagatttttcaTGGTCTCAAGGCATGAAAGACAATCGGCAAAGATTATGCATTTTCCATATTTGCGTGCGGTGTTTATTCACATATtaaagagctgttaatatgataTGGTATTGGCTTCTATTGTGAAAACAGAGCTGTTATTGGGCAATCGAGAGACCACTTCCGCTCATGCTCGCCTTAGAAGCGGCATTCCAAGAGTAACCACACAAGTCGAGGAACGTTATATCCAGGGTCACTTACGGCATTGTCTTGCCACAACCGTGGAAAATGTACAGCGCTTCCCAGGTTTGAGGAGAATTTCCAACCAAACTGTCAGACGTAATCGAATGCACGAAAATTCAACAGTTACTAAAAAGGCTAGATGTAGCCTGATATTGTGATCACGTGCTCTTTGTCTGTAGACATGAAGATTATCACCttttcaccaccaccactgaTAAATGCTGAAATAATTCTGCTACTATTACAATAAATTGTTCGAAAACGGATTATGCGTTTAATATTTGAAGAGTTTATGATATTCCAGTTGATTACAATTGCGCATTGGCTTTTATTTGTGTTAGACGGTGTAATCGTTGTTTACGCACAGTGAGAGAAACAGCAATTGTGCATTAGCAAAGCATACGCTTCACACATCCAACTACATGTGAAGACAAATGAGGTGAGCTCGAATGACTGATTACGTTATCATGAAACCCCCACCCTATTTACATGCCAAAATAACAGTGTTGATTCCACATACTAGATTATTTATGTTTCTTTTAGAATGCTTATAATTTAGTTGTTTAAATTATAACAAATGATAATTCGAAACTTTTGTTTGTGCAGCAAACATTGAATTTTCTTGACGTTGAGTGACATCGACGTGTTGAAGTTTTGACACGGTAACCGTGGTTACATTGATACCACCGTGTTTATCACGTGATATCAATGATCGAACCATTGTATGAATGAAAATCCATTGATTCTATCAATGAGTCTCACCACACCGAAATGAGTGAGTGCTTACAGTTCCAGAAATGTTAttgacacattgtacacgtTAACCGTTGGACTGCTACATCCTGAAAATCTTGAAGAAAGAAACTGATGGATCAAAGAATTTCGACACACAACCCATTCGAGTAGTGACAGTCTATATGCCTTTCTTTAAAACAAAAGTGGTAAATATTTCGATGACAAAACAGTGAAAGGTCTGTTTTAATGTTGATAATCATGCTATATACTGTGGATTAACCTCTGAACGTTTGTTAGACAGACAACCACATCTTGAAACTCTTGACGAAAGAAACTAATGAATCTGAGAATTTCGGCACACAACCCAGTGACGCACGGAGTGTCTACGTTTCTTTCCTTAAAACAAAAGTAGAAAATATTTCGACGAAAAAACAGTGAAATGTCTgctttaatgttaattatcttTGTACATACTGTGGATGAAACTCTGAATGTTTGTTAGACAGACAACCACTACTTGAAAGTCTTGAAGAAAGAAACTACGTAATGGATCCCAACCCATAGTGCCCTGTGCACGGATAGCCTACATGTCTTTCTTTAGAATAGCTCAAatgtgtggggttttttttgtttgtttgttacttttAGTTTGTTACCGTTAGGCCATTATTAGTTGGTTTTTTGTCAAAGAAAGCGATGCATTTCGAGAATGATTTTTCACATAGTGACACCAGCGCAAAGGAGTATGGAAGTGTAATGTGACTTCGATACACGGAGAAATATGTTCGAAAGAAAGTGGAGCAAAggcatattttatttttgtaacaGACAGAAAAAGACAATTCGAGTGTCATCTATTTTAATAACGACATCGACGGAGTTACACTTTtgataaaacacattt includes:
- the LOC137274136 gene encoding acid-sensing ion channel 5-like encodes the protein MASKTEVKAAWTEKPSCTEEKIGSLWTDFTQNTGFHGVNKLTPGRHYKIRCFSWTVAVLAMTAYMTYNITKELMNYYRYPVITNTKIEVVEELPFPAVTFCNLSPFNLTKIKAVDPYLEEYSTKMSMLGPLTGALNWSDPGYGSTFRTNHKQEWWENISMTLDRMFYMCVMNGVEQHPCTTAMKPVFTNLGRCATFNWNASDVAKVRLTGSDNNLIMYADTDQANYVHGSQLAAGIKVILHDPRVHPDLATSSFLAAPGTSTYASVLRSTYEYLPPPYQAFKNRTCLDTLSPSFNNTLQYFDTYTYENCLQECITRITRDQCGCIRISDNATFGPICSIYIFTTCYGPAYQQFMQNATIQKSCGCQVPCSFETYDVKVSTSRYPSNVSMALILKLGFAPDEAFIRENFLEIRLFYNNLIVQSTSQTPQYTTETMIGNLGGQMGICLGASILTLTELGEFLLVLILTIFKRWKYGREVKHIKPIQH